A window from Shimia isoporae encodes these proteins:
- a CDS encoding YcgN family cysteine cluster protein — protein sequence MSRDPIDRDKLSPRFWKKKPLSKLSKQEWEALCDGCGKCCLNKLEDADTGKVFLTRVACRLLDDDTCRCTQYPIRHQFVPECIVLKPDNLDSHAYWMPQTCAYRLLWEGKELYDWHPLISGRAESVHEAGVSVYQMTVSEFETPEDDWEDHIIEEPL from the coding sequence ATGAGCCGGGACCCAATAGATCGCGACAAGCTCAGCCCCCGGTTCTGGAAAAAGAAACCGCTTTCGAAGCTATCGAAGCAGGAATGGGAAGCGCTCTGTGACGGATGCGGCAAATGCTGCCTCAACAAGCTTGAGGACGCAGACACCGGCAAAGTCTTCCTGACCCGCGTTGCCTGCCGGTTGTTGGACGACGACACCTGCCGCTGCACTCAATACCCCATTCGTCACCAATTCGTACCCGAGTGTATTGTCCTGAAGCCTGACAACCTCGACAGCCACGCCTACTGGATGCCGCAGACCTGCGCCTATCGCCTGCTTTGGGAAGGCAAGGAACTGTACGATTGGCACCCTCTGATTTCGGGTCGCGCAGAAAGCGTCCACGAGGCTGGCGTCTCCGTCTATCAGATGACAGTATCCGAATTCGAAACGCCCGAAGACGACTGGGAAGACCATATCATCGAGGAACCTCTCTAA
- a CDS encoding bifunctional riboflavin kinase/FAD synthetase yields the protein MRIVRDYKFVTPEDKGASVAIGNFDGVHIGHQSVIDLARDAAPDAPLGIMTFEPHPREYFAPDAPAFRLTGAETRAHRLEKLGVERLYELPFNTALSSLTPQEFARDVISDGLGLAHVVVGADFCFGKGRAGTAQDLEKFGKEMGFGVTVAPLVQANDGQVSSTSIRKALSDGRPRDAAKMLGHWHRIDGPVIGGEQRGRELGYPTANMSIDGLHQPKHGVYAVLVDVLDGPHAGSYHGASSIGVRPMFGINTANIETFLFDFSGDLYGATLSVALVDYLRPEEKFDSLEALISQMDLDCAKCRDILAAL from the coding sequence ATGCGGATCGTTCGAGACTATAAATTCGTCACGCCTGAGGACAAAGGCGCCTCCGTTGCCATCGGCAATTTTGACGGCGTACATATCGGCCATCAATCGGTAATCGATCTGGCGCGCGATGCGGCGCCGGACGCTCCTCTGGGCATCATGACGTTCGAACCGCATCCGCGCGAATATTTTGCCCCTGATGCTCCGGCATTTCGCCTGACCGGCGCCGAAACCCGCGCGCACCGCCTTGAAAAGCTTGGCGTCGAAAGGCTGTACGAACTGCCCTTCAACACCGCATTGTCCAGCCTCACGCCGCAAGAGTTCGCTCGCGACGTCATCTCCGACGGCCTGGGTCTTGCACATGTCGTCGTAGGCGCTGATTTCTGCTTTGGAAAGGGACGGGCCGGAACGGCGCAGGACCTTGAAAAATTCGGCAAGGAAATGGGATTTGGGGTCACCGTTGCGCCGCTGGTACAAGCCAACGACGGACAGGTCTCGTCGACGTCAATCCGCAAAGCCCTCTCCGACGGGCGGCCGCGCGATGCGGCAAAAATGCTGGGTCACTGGCACCGCATCGACGGTCCGGTCATTGGTGGCGAACAACGAGGCCGCGAGTTGGGCTATCCGACCGCCAACATGTCGATAGACGGGCTTCACCAGCCCAAACACGGCGTCTATGCAGTGCTGGTTGACGTGCTCGACGGCCCGCACGCCGGAAGCTATCACGGGGCTTCTTCTATCGGCGTGCGTCCAATGTTCGGCATCAACACCGCGAACATCGAAACCTTCCTTTTCGACTTCTCCGGTGATCTCTACGGAGCCACCCTGTCTGTGGCACTGGTCGACTATCTGCGCCCAGAAGAAAAGTTCGACAGCCTCGAAGCGCTGATTTCGCAAATGGATCTCGACTGCGCCAAATGCCGCGATATCCTGGCTGCGCTATGA
- a CDS encoding MaoC family dehydratase: MLDNLPRGTIYIEDLEIGMSRYVRKTVTDQDIEMFAAVSTDHNPVHLDDEYAEETMFGGRIAHGMLTAGLISAVIGEQLPGHGTIYMGQSLKFLAPVRPNDTVVAEVTVTDIDMSKRRVRMDCACSVDGKKVLAGEATVLAPSRKLD; encoded by the coding sequence ATGTTGGACAATCTGCCACGCGGAACGATCTATATCGAAGACTTGGAAATCGGCATGTCCCGCTATGTGCGCAAGACCGTGACCGATCAGGATATCGAGATGTTCGCGGCTGTCTCCACTGACCACAATCCCGTGCATCTGGATGATGAATACGCCGAGGAAACCATGTTCGGCGGCCGGATTGCCCATGGCATGCTGACTGCTGGCCTGATCTCCGCTGTCATTGGCGAGCAATTGCCCGGTCATGGCACAATCTACATGGGTCAGAGCCTCAAATTCCTGGCCCCTGTGCGCCCGAACGACACCGTTGTCGCAGAGGTCACCGTCACTGACATCGATATGTCCAAACGCCGTGTGCGTATGGATTGTGCCTGCTCCGTGGATGGCAAAAAGGTGCTCGCCGGCGAGGCAACTGTGCTTGCCCCCTCTCGGAAGCTCGACTAA
- a CDS encoding TIGR01459 family HAD-type hydrolase — MTQIINALSEISDRYEALFVDLWGCVHNGITAYPEAVAALKEYRAKGGIVVLVTNSPRPRLSVAEQLLDFGVPKDAYDTIATSGDSARSAMYQGAVGEKIYFMGEEKRDADFFKPLEILDNPVTIQRVPLAEAEGIVCCGPFDPMADPDVNRSDFLFAKTKGLKLLCANPDIVVDRGEVREWCAGALAKLYTDMGGESLYFGKPHPPIYDLARRRLAALGKTIPDHAILAIGDGPQTDISGAMGEDIDSLFITGGLAAAETRTSHQPDADALSAYIKSENISPQYSIGHLR; from the coding sequence ATGACACAGATCATCAACGCCCTTTCCGAGATTTCAGATCGCTATGAGGCGCTTTTTGTCGACCTCTGGGGCTGCGTTCACAATGGCATCACGGCCTATCCCGAAGCTGTGGCAGCGCTGAAGGAATACCGCGCAAAGGGCGGTATAGTAGTGCTCGTCACCAACTCGCCGCGCCCGCGATTGTCCGTAGCGGAGCAGCTTCTTGATTTCGGTGTCCCCAAAGATGCTTATGACACCATCGCAACTTCAGGCGACAGCGCCCGCTCTGCAATGTATCAGGGCGCGGTTGGCGAAAAAATCTATTTCATGGGTGAGGAAAAACGCGACGCGGACTTTTTCAAGCCTCTGGAAATACTTGATAATCCTGTAACGATCCAACGCGTGCCTTTGGCCGAGGCCGAAGGCATCGTATGTTGTGGTCCGTTTGATCCAATGGCAGATCCGGACGTGAACCGGTCCGACTTCCTGTTTGCAAAGACCAAGGGGCTGAAGCTGCTTTGTGCCAACCCCGACATTGTGGTCGACCGGGGTGAGGTCCGCGAATGGTGCGCCGGCGCCCTCGCCAAGCTTTACACGGACATGGGTGGCGAAAGCCTCTATTTTGGCAAACCCCACCCGCCGATCTACGATCTGGCCCGCCGTCGGCTCGCTGCCTTAGGAAAAACGATACCTGATCATGCGATCCTTGCAATTGGTGACGGCCCGCAAACGGACATCTCGGGTGCGATGGGTGAGGACATCGATTCCCTCTTTATCACAGGGGGGCTGGCCGCTGCCGAAACCCGCACGAGCCACCAGCCCGATGCCGATGCGTTAAGTGCTTATATTAAATCGGAAAATATCTCTCCACAGTATTCCATAGGTCACCTTCGCTGA
- a CDS encoding MarR family winged helix-turn-helix transcriptional regulator has protein sequence MGKRPPKIFYLMNRAYAALARAADRRTKAEADLSLAQHGVLFALTLEDGLTVSALAKMLSMGKPSVSGMVDRLAARNLVRRQKSAEDGRVVRVFMKDKGVAVVARTNPVVKQMNAELLAPFSEDEQEVIRRFLKHVAENAEEVLAVKTPQKEGEDA, from the coding sequence ATGGGTAAGAGACCTCCAAAGATTTTCTATCTGATGAACCGGGCCTATGCGGCGCTGGCGCGGGCTGCGGACCGGCGCACCAAGGCGGAGGCGGATCTTTCTCTTGCACAGCACGGTGTCCTGTTTGCCTTGACGCTAGAGGACGGGCTGACAGTGAGCGCTTTGGCGAAGATGCTGTCGATGGGCAAACCAAGTGTCAGCGGGATGGTTGATCGATTGGCGGCGCGGAATCTGGTGCGACGCCAGAAGAGCGCTGAAGACGGGCGCGTGGTGCGGGTGTTTATGAAAGACAAGGGTGTGGCTGTTGTCGCGCGGACCAATCCGGTGGTGAAGCAGATGAACGCCGAGCTATTGGCGCCGTTCAGCGAGGACGAACAGGAAGTGATCCGGCGGTTTCTGAAGCATGTGGCGGAGAACGCCGAAGAGGTTTTGGCGGTGAAAACACCGCAAAAAGAAGGTGAGGACGCGTGA
- a CDS encoding serine aminopeptidase domain-containing protein, with translation MLDGVDVEGVTSEDIEFQAKDGWNLAGSLFRGQSPKMAILISAGTGFPRRFYRHAAAWFAAQGAVVLTYDFRGIGDSGAEDLANSGIDYPHWGQRDMSAALDRLEEAAPGLPLMTLGHSIGGQFVGFMPNSDKITRNAFVSVGSGHWGVHFKHRIPLELFFWWGFGAMELARFGHIRGGGLWGGEALPPGVFKTWRRWSGRRSYLLPDLAAGKYTHRFDQRQAPICAWVLSDDGIATKTACSDTLSHYSQAEKHLVVRTPADLGAKKVGHEGAFRKGREPLWQEIWNWLDAGNLPEGAEDR, from the coding sequence ATGCTGGATGGTGTGGATGTCGAGGGCGTGACCTCGGAAGATATCGAGTTTCAGGCCAAAGACGGCTGGAACTTGGCAGGTAGTCTTTTTCGCGGGCAATCACCGAAAATGGCGATTTTGATCTCTGCGGGAACCGGATTTCCAAGGCGGTTTTATCGCCACGCGGCAGCGTGGTTCGCTGCGCAAGGAGCTGTGGTCCTGACCTATGATTTCCGCGGCATCGGAGACAGCGGCGCCGAGGACTTGGCCAACAGTGGCATTGATTACCCGCATTGGGGACAACGTGACATGTCGGCAGCGCTTGATCGCCTTGAAGAGGCAGCACCCGGATTGCCGTTGATGACTTTGGGTCACTCCATAGGCGGGCAATTTGTCGGGTTCATGCCGAACAGCGACAAGATCACGCGCAACGCGTTTGTGTCCGTCGGGAGCGGCCATTGGGGCGTGCATTTCAAACACCGTATACCGCTGGAGCTGTTTTTTTGGTGGGGGTTCGGGGCGATGGAGCTGGCGCGTTTTGGCCATATCCGAGGCGGCGGCCTCTGGGGCGGGGAAGCCTTGCCGCCGGGGGTTTTCAAGACGTGGCGGCGTTGGAGTGGACGGCGAAGCTATCTGTTGCCGGATCTGGCAGCGGGAAAATACACTCACCGATTTGACCAGCGGCAGGCCCCGATTTGTGCGTGGGTTCTTTCAGATGACGGTATTGCCACCAAGACGGCCTGTTCAGACACGCTGAGCCATTATTCCCAAGCCGAGAAACACCTGGTGGTGCGTACGCCTGCTGATCTTGGCGCGAAGAAAGTGGGCCATGAAGGCGCTTTCCGCAAAGGGCGGGAGCCATTGTGGCAAGAGATCTGGAACTGGCTTGACGCGGGTAATTTGCCGGAAGGGGCCGAGGACCGATAG
- a CDS encoding manganese-dependent inorganic pyrophosphatase, whose protein sequence is MTTQVFGHKSPDTDSTGSPIIWAWYLNEIKGTAAEAKLLGEPNTEAAWLLKRWDLPKPAIIEDVAEGAPVVIVDTNNPAELPASINDADIRAIIDHHALVGGLKTKGPIDIQIRPVACTATIMYDLIGDVDMPDWIKGTMLTCILSDTLEFRSPTTTDHDKAVAEKLAADLGIDIPSYASEMFAAKSDVSAFSDAELLRMDSKEYEVDGTKFRVSVLETTAPATVLDRKASLMETMTSVASEDGVDQVLLFVVDILNEESTLLVPNDLVKSVAAKSFDASADGDSVVLPGVVSRKKQIIPNLKV, encoded by the coding sequence ATGACCACGCAGGTTTTTGGCCACAAATCTCCCGACACCGATTCCACAGGCTCCCCGATCATCTGGGCTTGGTATCTGAACGAAATCAAAGGCACCGCTGCCGAAGCCAAGCTGCTGGGTGAACCCAACACCGAAGCCGCATGGCTGCTCAAGCGCTGGGACCTGCCCAAGCCCGCAATCATCGAAGATGTGGCTGAAGGCGCGCCGGTTGTGATTGTGGACACCAACAACCCGGCCGAACTGCCGGCCTCCATCAACGACGCCGACATCCGCGCCATCATCGACCACCACGCGCTGGTCGGCGGCCTGAAAACCAAAGGCCCGATCGACATCCAGATCCGCCCGGTCGCCTGCACTGCGACCATCATGTACGACCTGATCGGCGACGTCGACATGCCCGACTGGATCAAAGGCACCATGCTGACCTGCATCCTGTCCGACACTCTGGAATTCCGCAGCCCGACCACCACCGACCACGACAAAGCCGTGGCCGAAAAGCTGGCCGCCGATCTCGGCATCGACATCCCGTCCTATGCCTCCGAGATGTTTGCCGCAAAATCGGACGTCTCTGCTTTCTCTGACGCCGAACTGCTGCGTATGGACTCCAAAGAATACGAAGTCGACGGAACCAAGTTCCGCGTTTCAGTTCTGGAAACCACTGCCCCTGCCACCGTTCTGGATCGCAAGGCATCGCTGATGGAAACCATGACCTCTGTGGCTTCCGAGGATGGTGTGGATCAGGTTCTGCTGTTTGTTGTCGACATCCTGAACGAAGAAAGCACGCTGCTGGTTCCTAACGATCTGGTCAAATCCGTGGCTGCCAAATCCTTCGACGCAAGCGCAGACGGCGACTCTGTTGTCCTGCCCGGCGTGGTGAGCCGCAAAAAGCAGATCATTCCGAACCTCAAGGTCTGA
- a CDS encoding TraB/GumN family protein, producing MRNFLAAFAFLFTATALHASCEGPDTFLSLPEETRTALRAEAAQVPYHQGIMWQVEKNGVASILVGTLHVSHPTHDRTLNALRALEFEPEQVLLELTTPAQTAFQSHLIENPGVYLIESGDSLIDLLGDTHWATVSAQLQQRGIPPFLAARYQPWFLGLTLAMPPCAMAEIAAGKKGLDHLIEQETTGKADMGSLDSTQGLLEVLASDSLEEQLRQLRWSLELDLMADTGNEMPAMMAMYAAEDIQLIWELGQHTTLSRAKDDATIMELAALLAEVEAQLIERRNLQWVERLIPELAETPSLVAVGALHLPGEAGLLRLLENAGYKVTRLQRP from the coding sequence ATGCGCAATTTCCTCGCCGCTTTCGCTTTCCTGTTCACAGCCACCGCTCTGCATGCCTCCTGTGAAGGACCGGATACCTTTCTGTCTTTGCCGGAAGAAACCCGTACCGCCCTTCGCGCGGAAGCGGCGCAGGTGCCTTACCATCAGGGTATTATGTGGCAAGTGGAAAAGAACGGTGTCGCTTCCATTCTTGTTGGCACCCTGCATGTCTCGCACCCGACACACGACAGGACGCTTAACGCGCTTCGCGCCCTCGAATTTGAACCCGAACAAGTGCTTCTGGAATTGACCACCCCGGCTCAAACAGCTTTCCAGAGCCATCTGATCGAAAACCCGGGCGTCTATCTGATCGAAAGCGGCGACAGCCTGATCGATCTTCTCGGAGACACTCACTGGGCAACCGTATCAGCCCAACTGCAACAGCGCGGCATCCCGCCATTCCTGGCCGCCCGCTATCAACCCTGGTTCCTTGGTCTCACCCTTGCGATGCCTCCCTGCGCCATGGCAGAGATCGCCGCAGGCAAGAAGGGCCTCGACCATCTGATCGAACAGGAAACCACGGGCAAAGCCGATATGGGTTCGCTCGACAGCACTCAGGGCCTTCTGGAGGTTCTTGCCTCCGATTCACTGGAAGAACAATTGCGTCAGCTGCGCTGGTCGCTTGAACTCGATCTCATGGCGGACACCGGCAACGAAATGCCCGCAATGATGGCAATGTACGCTGCCGAGGACATTCAGCTCATCTGGGAACTGGGCCAGCACACAACCCTGAGTCGCGCCAAGGATGACGCCACCATTATGGAGTTGGCCGCCCTGCTTGCCGAAGTCGAGGCCCAACTCATCGAAAGGCGCAACCTTCAGTGGGTCGAACGGCTGATCCCGGAACTCGCGGAAACTCCCTCGCTGGTGGCGGTTGGCGCGTTGCATCTGCCGGGGGAGGCTGGCCTGCTCCGGCTTCTGGAAAACGCTGGTTACAAGGTCACACGCTTACAACGCCCATGA
- a CDS encoding DUF2161 domain-containing phosphodiesterase produces the protein MSGQKETALYAPVKAWLEARDFEVKAEVGAADVVAVRAGDDPVIVELKMQFSLTLLQQAVTRQAITDAVYVAVPRWKGRVGYKAFKGNVGLCRRLGLGVLSVRLEDGAVEVHADPGPFQPRKSKVRKERLLSAFAKLEGDPNTGGMRGARVTVYRQDAMKCAAFLEENGASRGRDVVAATGVSRATAVMRDNHYGWFEKVSVGVYMLSDAGVLALSEGQE, from the coding sequence ATGAGTGGACAAAAAGAAACGGCGCTTTATGCCCCTGTAAAAGCTTGGCTTGAAGCGCGCGACTTTGAGGTGAAGGCAGAGGTCGGCGCGGCAGATGTCGTGGCTGTTCGGGCTGGCGATGACCCTGTAATTGTCGAGTTGAAGATGCAGTTCTCATTGACGCTTTTGCAGCAGGCCGTGACACGGCAGGCAATTACGGACGCCGTCTATGTGGCGGTTCCCCGCTGGAAGGGACGTGTGGGTTACAAGGCGTTTAAGGGCAATGTCGGTCTTTGTCGACGGCTTGGGCTTGGTGTCTTGAGTGTGCGTCTCGAAGATGGCGCGGTGGAGGTACATGCCGATCCCGGACCGTTTCAGCCTCGCAAATCGAAGGTTCGCAAGGAACGCCTGCTTAGTGCCTTTGCGAAACTTGAAGGGGATCCCAACACCGGTGGGATGCGCGGTGCACGGGTGACGGTCTATCGCCAAGACGCCATGAAATGCGCGGCTTTTCTTGAAGAAAACGGCGCAAGTCGGGGACGCGACGTAGTTGCTGCAACAGGCGTTTCTCGGGCGACGGCGGTGATGCGGGACAACCACTATGGCTGGTTTGAGAAAGTTTCCGTGGGGGTCTACATGCTGAGCGATGCCGGTGTTTTGGCGTTGTCCGAGGGGCAGGAATAG
- a CDS encoding NAD(P)H-dependent oxidoreductase produces the protein MGTVLVVSAHPSQGSFTNAWAAATIAAAEADGHDVLRSDLCAMGFDAVERADHYGEAGATAFDPLKAQEAAAAAGRLPAEVAAEVAKIQAAERIVLHFPIWWFAPPAVVKGWCDRVLVQGLLHSVEERFDAGLCGDKSVLFCVSTGASASECGPDGKEGDLMLQLWPLAQTFRYLGMEVLAPVAVHSVHGYFEGDDEVALQTRLSAVLSEQTDVFHNWNIRERVPFNSDEQFDSDGRLKAGAPSYSPFVRPV, from the coding sequence ATGGGCACGGTGTTGGTGGTGAGCGCACATCCGTCGCAGGGCAGTTTTACCAATGCATGGGCGGCGGCGACCATCGCCGCGGCGGAGGCGGATGGGCACGACGTGTTGCGGTCTGATCTTTGCGCAATGGGTTTCGATGCTGTCGAAAGGGCGGATCACTATGGGGAGGCCGGAGCGACAGCCTTCGATCCCCTGAAAGCACAAGAAGCAGCGGCCGCCGCGGGTCGGTTGCCAGCCGAGGTGGCGGCCGAAGTCGCCAAGATACAGGCCGCTGAGCGGATCGTCCTACATTTCCCTATCTGGTGGTTTGCGCCGCCCGCCGTGGTCAAAGGCTGGTGTGACCGCGTTCTGGTGCAAGGTTTGCTGCACTCCGTCGAGGAGCGGTTCGATGCCGGCTTGTGCGGCGACAAATCCGTGCTGTTTTGTGTGAGCACCGGTGCGAGTGCATCAGAGTGCGGGCCAGACGGCAAAGAAGGGGACCTGATGCTGCAGCTGTGGCCGCTGGCACAAACATTCCGGTATCTGGGCATGGAGGTGCTTGCGCCGGTTGCCGTGCACTCTGTGCATGGATATTTTGAAGGCGACGATGAAGTCGCTTTGCAGACAAGGCTTTCTGCCGTGCTAAGTGAGCAAACTGATGTGTTCCACAACTGGAATATCCGCGAGCGGGTGCCGTTCAACAGTGACGAACAGTTTGACAGCGATGGGCGTTTGAAGGCCGGCGCGCCAAGCTACTCACCCTTTGTGCGACCGGTTTGA
- a CDS encoding alpha/beta fold hydrolase: MQIKANGITLEYETHGPKDGVPLILIRGLGSQMIHWPAELYEGLAKRGYFVIRFDNRDVGLSQRCPHPDAPGDADDILALTQAGKPVTPAYQLTDMAKDVIGLMDALDIDTAHIFGISMGGGITQLLVNHHPDRLRSATIVMTAARPLVSVDQAATILPALLARPQDRATYVSGWVSEHATNGSPGFPMTEKEIRAEAELAFDRGVDADGINRQLLAVLNAPDQRATLARTTVSCQVIHGEDDALIPVDLGAEIASIIPNCPFHRIAGMGHIITPKLAPQIVDIVDGFISDRGL, translated from the coding sequence ATGCAGATCAAAGCCAACGGCATCACGCTTGAATATGAAACCCACGGCCCCAAGGACGGCGTTCCGCTGATTTTGATCCGGGGGTTAGGCTCACAGATGATCCACTGGCCGGCCGAGCTTTATGAAGGTCTCGCCAAACGGGGGTACTTCGTGATCCGCTTTGACAACCGCGACGTGGGGCTATCTCAGCGTTGCCCGCATCCGGACGCCCCGGGCGATGCCGACGACATTCTCGCTTTGACACAGGCGGGCAAGCCCGTGACCCCCGCCTATCAGCTGACCGACATGGCCAAGGATGTCATCGGGCTTATGGATGCCCTTGATATCGACACGGCTCATATCTTCGGCATTTCGATGGGAGGCGGCATCACCCAGCTTCTTGTGAACCATCACCCTGACCGCCTGCGCTCCGCAACGATTGTCATGACCGCCGCCCGCCCACTCGTGAGCGTGGATCAGGCGGCAACCATCCTCCCAGCGCTGCTGGCACGTCCACAGGACCGCGCCACTTACGTGTCCGGCTGGGTGTCAGAGCACGCCACAAACGGCAGCCCCGGCTTCCCGATGACAGAAAAAGAAATTCGGGCCGAGGCGGAACTTGCCTTTGATCGGGGCGTGGACGCAGACGGTATCAACCGCCAATTGCTCGCGGTACTGAATGCCCCCGACCAACGCGCCACCCTCGCAAGGACAACCGTCTCGTGTCAGGTAATCCACGGCGAAGATGACGCACTCATCCCCGTCGACCTCGGCGCCGAGATCGCGTCCATCATTCCCAACTGTCCCTTCCACCGGATCGCAGGCATGGGCCATATCATTACGCCCAAGCTCGCACCTCAAATCGTCGATATCGTGGACGGGTTCATCTCGGATCGAGGCCTCTAG
- a CDS encoding sulfotransferase family 2 domain-containing protein, translated as MLSRHHKTIFVHVPKTGGQSVAQVFLEDLGLSWAERGALLMRRGETGQPERLAHLYAREYVGLGFVTQEEYDAFTTFAVIRHPYERMVSEYIYRMGALDWVAQYVPLLRSRRFEAFLEQTFDDPNSDAARHFAPQVNYVMDGAGALMVDHIVDQADLAAGLSPVFHRIFGQDIEVPRRNMKREAHGFTAGVLSARQKEMIWRRHREDFEAFGFER; from the coding sequence ATGTTATCGCGCCATCACAAAACGATCTTTGTGCATGTCCCCAAGACGGGCGGGCAGAGCGTGGCGCAGGTCTTTCTCGAAGACTTGGGGCTGAGTTGGGCAGAACGGGGCGCATTATTAATGCGGCGCGGCGAAACCGGTCAGCCAGAGCGGTTGGCGCATCTTTATGCGCGGGAATATGTCGGGTTGGGTTTTGTCACGCAGGAAGAGTACGACGCCTTCACCACGTTTGCCGTAATCCGGCATCCCTATGAGCGCATGGTGTCGGAATACATCTATCGCATGGGGGCACTGGACTGGGTTGCGCAGTATGTCCCTCTGCTTCGGTCGAGGCGGTTCGAGGCGTTTCTCGAGCAGACCTTTGATGACCCAAATAGCGATGCGGCCCGGCATTTCGCGCCGCAAGTGAACTACGTCATGGACGGTGCAGGCGCGTTGATGGTGGATCATATTGTGGATCAGGCGGATCTGGCGGCAGGCCTGTCGCCGGTTTTCCACCGGATTTTTGGTCAGGACATCGAGGTGCCTCGTCGCAACATGAAGCGCGAAGCGCACGGGTTCACGGCGGGTGTATTGAGCGCACGCCAGAAAGAGATGATCTGGCGGCGTCACCGCGAGGATTTCGAAGCCTTCGGATTTGAACGCTGA
- a CDS encoding oxidoreductase, which translates to MAKSDQVPVEHGFGPRPEAADVVADIDLGGKTAVVTGGYSGLGLETVRALAGRGAQVIVPVRTPEKAEAALADVAGDVVALPMDLSEIKTISRFANELANSLNKLDLLINNAGIMACPMERVGPGWESQFGVNHMGHFALTQAMMGLLSAAEAPRVVSLSSTGHKLSPVRWDDIQYESTEYDKWQAYGQAKTANALFANALSRRLKVTDGLAFSVHPGGIFTPLQRHLPKEEMIALGWLGEDGEPSELAKQGFKTPEQGAATSVWAATSPLLEGKAGVYCEDCNIASPTDPDSPTARYFGVDDHATDDEAAERLWAVSEALLNAA; encoded by the coding sequence ATGGCGAAATCTGATCAAGTGCCGGTGGAGCACGGGTTTGGCCCGCGCCCCGAGGCGGCAGACGTGGTTGCGGACATCGATCTTGGCGGTAAGACAGCCGTTGTGACCGGCGGTTACAGCGGGCTGGGATTGGAGACCGTGCGCGCTTTGGCTGGCCGAGGTGCGCAGGTGATTGTACCGGTCAGGACACCTGAAAAGGCGGAAGCGGCGCTTGCCGACGTTGCCGGAGATGTTGTGGCCCTGCCGATGGACTTGTCGGAAATCAAGACCATCTCGCGGTTTGCGAACGAATTGGCGAATTCGCTGAACAAGCTGGATCTGCTGATCAACAATGCGGGGATCATGGCTTGTCCGATGGAGCGTGTCGGTCCGGGCTGGGAGAGTCAGTTTGGTGTGAACCACATGGGCCATTTCGCTCTGACGCAGGCAATGATGGGGCTGCTGAGCGCGGCGGAGGCACCGAGGGTGGTGAGCCTGTCATCGACCGGACACAAGCTGTCGCCAGTCCGCTGGGATGACATTCAGTATGAGAGCACGGAGTATGACAAATGGCAGGCCTACGGGCAGGCCAAGACGGCTAATGCGCTGTTTGCCAATGCGCTGTCGCGGCGCCTGAAGGTCACGGACGGGCTGGCGTTTTCGGTACATCCGGGCGGGATTTTCACGCCGTTGCAACGGCATTTGCCGAAAGAAGAGATGATCGCGCTGGGCTGGCTTGGTGAGGATGGCGAGCCGTCTGAGCTCGCTAAGCAGGGCTTCAAAACGCCGGAGCAGGGGGCGGCGACCTCGGTGTGGGCGGCGACCTCGCCGCTGCTGGAAGGCAAGGCAGGCGTCTATTGCGAGGATTGCAATATTGCGTCGCCGACCGATCCGGATAGCCCGACCGCTCGTTATTTCGGGGTGGATGATCACGCCACGGATGATGAGGCAGCAGAGCGGCTTTGGGCTGTGAGTGAGGCGTTGCTGAACGCGGCTTGA